ATCGGATCGTGATAAATACCGTCCAAGGACCCCCGAATCAACACACGAGCTGAAGAAGGTTAAGAAGGAGGAAAAGGACATGGGCCATGTGAGTACAAATAATGAGCAATCGTGCTATTGTTGTATGtaattagaagaaaaagtaatGACAAAAATTGCGTCATATCTTTCGCAGTCTGATGGTGAAAAGTCGGATCAAGATTTAGTGGTGGATGACGCATCGGAGATCAATCCAATGAGCCCAATGCCCAATCAACATCATAacggtaaataaataattgtaattgTTCTTTTGTAAAGTATTTAATTGTGAAAAATACGGTTTTGTATTTATTAGGAACAGCGTCGCCTCGCGAAAATGGTATGATGCAAAAGAAACTGGACGTGCAGGATCGAGATCGGATTGGAACACATTCGCCCCGATCAGGTACGAtgagttgttgctgttgttgttgttgttgttgtgtatcAAGCAGCACTTGTGTCCTAACCTTTAAATTGGTATCATCCCATCAGGTACGTCATCCAACGCATCGACTCCTTCGAATAAGAAACTGGACGACAAACCAACCACACCTATAGCAAAGCCAGCTACTCCTACCAACTCGGTTGCAAGTAACGGTGTGCCGAAGGTGGTCAATAAACCGCCTGTATTGAATCCCGGTTATCCCCCGTACCTTGCTGGTCCGCTAAATGGTATGATATATACAACAGCATGGACGCAAAGTTGAATACTATAAAGCAAATGTTTGATTACAGGTGCTCCACACGAtttacaagcagcagcagcagctgctgcagcgTACGGTGGCCCCGGTGTGCACAATAATCTGCCACATTCGTTGAACAACTACGCCCGTGCTCCGTTGGCATTCGATCCCCACCCTCAGATGCGTGCTCCCCTCGGCCCGATTGGTATCCCCGGTGGAAAACCGTCAGTATcttaagcaaagaagaaaaagaaagcaaatggaatgaagtatttttgatttctaaatgaattttatgtattttttctgCTCTTTGAACTTCAATGCAGAGCTTATTCATTTCATGTAAATGCTGAAGGACAAATGCAACCAGTGCCATTTCCCCAGGATGCCCTAGTTGGACCTGGTATTCCTCGTCACGCCCGTCAAATTAGCTCCCTGAACCATGGCGAAGTAGTGTGTGCCGTAACGATCTCCAACCCGACAAAGTATGTGTATACCGGTGGTAAAGGATGTGTAAAAGCGTGGGATATTTCGCAGCCAGGGAATAAAAGTCCTGTGTCGCAGCTAGATTGTTtggtaagagagagagagagagagaaaaaaatctacatCGGTTGAAAACAATCCTCCGAAAGAAATGCAATCTgatgaaatgtttgtattGATATTTCTAGCAACGAGACAATTACATCCGCTCGGTGAAACTTTTACCAGATGGACGAACGCTGATTGTTGGAGGCGAAGCATCTAACCTTTCCATCTGGGATTTAGCAAGTCCGACGCCTAGAATAAAAGCCGAATTAACATCGAATGCGCCAGCCTGTTATGCGCTTGCCATTTCGCCTGACTCtaaagtgtgtttttcatGTTGTTCGGATGGTAACATTGCCGTTTGGGATCTTCAAAATCAGACACTAGTACGACAATTCCAAGGTAAGCTTAATTTGAATTGTGTCTGCAATACTGTTGCAATTAATCACAcctgtgtatgtttgtttgttccatTTTGTAGGGCACACCGATGGAGCTTCCTGCATTGACATTAGTGCCGATGGCTCCAAGCTTTGGACGGGTGGTTTAGATAATACCGTACGTTCATGGGACCTGCGAGAGGGAAGACAGCTACAACAACATGATTTTAGTTCGCAGATCTTCTCTCTTGGATACTGTCCAACGGGTAAGGATATTGACGATTTGTTTGAGAAGTATgttgaaaatgatgaaagcACGTGTGATGATTACTTTGCTAGGTGAATGGCTTGCCGTGGGAATGGAAAATTCGAATGTGGAAGTGTTGCACGCTACCAAGCCCGACAAGTATCAGCTACATTTGCACGAAAGCTGTGTGCTGAGTTTGAAATTTGCCGCCTGCGGCAAATGGTTCGTTTCGACTGGTAAGGACAATTTACTGAACGCGTGGAGAACGCCTTATGGAGCCTCAATTTTCCAGGTAAGAATGGAAATATTTATGCATCGTGTTGGAAATACTAGGTTCAATTGTTTCGCCGTGATACTGATACTTCTTGTTTTCCTTGCTTATTGCAGTCGAAGGAATCTTCCTCGGTGCTAAGCTGTGATATATCCGCCGATGACAAATACATAGTTACGGGCTCGGGAGACAAAAAGGCTACTGTTTACGAAGTCATCTATTAAAGTTGGTGGGTAGGGCTAGTATTAAGCAGAGCAATAGAGCAAGATATACATAAATGAGAGGAAAAGGAGCAAAATgagtaaaaaggaaaaacagaaaagtgaaatagtaaaacaaacgaatgaaatatgaaacaaaactaGAATTCGAGAGGGATGGTGAAAAGGGATGAAAACGGTTAACAGGTGAATTCCTCAAATGTATATTACTTAGTAGTTCTGTGCGATGCTTTGTTCTCGTGTCCGTTTGCAAGCTTCCTGCTTTATGTGTTGTCGATCCGTTGCAATTTCTGGTTTTAGCGATGGGAGAACACTTCGCGACTGAATTATGAATCTCAATATCTTCCAACAGTATAATGCACGAATTGTTTCAAACAGTGATGGATTCAAACTGTcaccagaaaacaaaattctttcAACATTGTCCCCTGTGTGCTGTAGAACCGTTTAGCAATGTACAGACAAGAAATATACTCCGTTAGgtgtaatttgtttattataattGCATGCATGTAAAACGGAACGTTTTGTGAACCAAAACTTACTACAAAAGCTTAATCTGGAATTGTCACACATgatcgacacacacacgtgcgccGCGGGTACATTGCTGAGTATTGTGGTagaatgtttgcaaaactAGTAGAACAGAGGGTATTGCTTGACAGACTTTGTATAAAATTAGTACCTAAATATGTTAGACGGTTTAAAGAGAACTAAAGTTTCTGGAAAGGGTAACAAATTGGAACGGAAATCATAGAAGGGGGAAGAAGTAaagagaaaatggaagaaatatcATTAAGTGAATGAATGCTTACGCTTGGTGTGAGGAAATGAAATcagtttaataataaaattatttgtacGAGTGGTAGCCGTTTGCGATGCCTGAAAAATGGTTGACAGGCGAATTAGTGTAAAGATGGTTAAAGCTCGATGTTACAACGGTTCTTTAGAAGCATTGTGCTAcgttttatgaaaaaatgaaCCATAAGTTTGACAATGCGCTCCTCCTCCGGGTGATTCAGATTTA
This genomic window from Anopheles maculipalpis chromosome 2RL, idAnoMacuDA_375_x, whole genome shotgun sequence contains:
- the LOC126557196 gene encoding protein groucho-like, which codes for MYPNSGINAAAVAARHPGPPQSAQPFKFTITENCDRIKEEFNFLQAQYHNLKMECEKLAQDKTEMQRHYVMYYEMSYGLNVEMHKQTEISKRLNAIITQIVPFLSQEHQQQVLTAVERAKQITMSELNSVIGQQQRPDLPRLLQQMHAQQIPGAHGAPPIPVGMPHPSLGPGALGGPLALGSTPPQHPLAILNKQELHRPEESKSSNSNIMPLDDRHRSSISPSDRDKYRPRTPESTHELKKVKKEEKDMGHSDGEKSDQDLVVDDASEINPMSPMPNQHHNGTASPRENGMMQKKLDVQDRDRIGTHSPRSGTSSNASTPSNKKLDDKPTTPIAKPATPTNSVASNGVPKVVNKPPVLNPGYPPYLAGPLNGAPHDLQAAAAAAAAYGGPGVHNNLPHSLNNYARAPLAFDPHPQMRAPLGPIGIPGGKPAYSFHVNAEGQMQPVPFPQDALVGPGIPRHARQISSLNHGEVVCAVTISNPTKYVYTGGKGCVKAWDISQPGNKSPVSQLDCLQRDNYIRSVKLLPDGRTLIVGGEASNLSIWDLASPTPRIKAELTSNAPACYALAISPDSKVCFSCCSDGNIAVWDLQNQTLVRQFQGHTDGASCIDISADGSKLWTGGLDNTVRSWDLREGRQLQQHDFSSQIFSLGYCPTGEWLAVGMENSNVEVLHATKPDKYQLHLHESCVLSLKFAACGKWFVSTGKDNLLNAWRTPYGASIFQSKESSSVLSCDISADDKYIVTGSGDKKATVYEVIY